A single Anopheles maculipalpis chromosome 3RL, idAnoMacuDA_375_x, whole genome shotgun sequence DNA region contains:
- the LOC126561777 gene encoding solute carrier organic anion transporter family member 74D-like: MNGSLANGLNEGLNAPPPKIAFDRSISAYSERDVQCGFWVCRGPFWQRLASKKLYVLLFGLIGCILNSTTSYFYGTLTTVEKSIQISSRTVGIITAGSDLSFVLASLFLSYYASNRRKPLWIAMGIVSMALSCFVNALPHFLFAKGREELEQNAGNWTKGADNLCREDRLAPDCSLDVGDIRPQLVLFFGSFLSGIGTSLYFTLGLTYLDDNVRKEKVPFLSSLAAFGRRMGPLVGFSLASLCLKYFVHVGVEPGYNQSDPRWIGAWWMGWLVLGSTLIFIAPFFASFPKVLPRTAERISLSRQASRTSGTNSTTAEDDVDRDRKVSFSDMLVTVRRLVTNKAYVFNNAASIFYFFGYMPFFLFQSKYIEIQYRLTPSQANMVTGSVSLVFSALGILIAGMVIQKLRVTSRQLAGWNVITSILSAAGICGYAWFGCSALNNADIVSNSQDASCSLGCNCDFVKYAPICGSDGQTYLSPCHAGCRDMFKDPSGTMLYSNCSCIPSLLSNGDNMTTSFGSAVSGSCPVDCWTPFYFFLIVMCLNKFIGGTESAANFLIGLRCVEPRDKAISMGFSMAINTLFSFLPAPIVFGAIIDRTCVLWGRTCAKKGNCWLYDGEALRVSMNYTAAVFVIIGTCFDMGTWYYSKNFKIFDDAPGEEDAKSPIEKELVTLVSKEKEDPVQATRVN; this comes from the exons ATGAACGGGAGCTTAGCGAACGGATTGAACGAGGGCCTTAATGCGCCACCGCCGAAGATCGCCTTCGATCGGAGCATTTCCGCGTACAGTGAGCGAGATGTGCAGTGCGGGTTTTGGGTTTGCCGTGGACCGTTCTGGCAACGACTTGCCAGCAAGAAGCTGTATGTGCTGCTGTTCGGTTTGATTGGATGTATTCTCAACTCCACTACGTCCTACTTTTACGGCACACTGACAACGGTGGAGAAAAGCATCCAGATATCGTCTCGCACCGTTGGTATTATAACGGCCGGATCCGATCTTTCCTTTGTGCTGGCATCGCTCTTCCTCTCGTACTATGCATCGAACCGCCGGAAACCGCTGTGGATTGCTATGGGGATCGTCAGCATGGCACTGTCCTGCTTCGTGAACGCATTGCCCCATTTTCTGTTCGCCAAGGGACGGGAAGAACTGGAGCAGAATGCTGGAAATTGGACGAAAGGTGCGGATAACCTTTGCCGAGAGGATCGACTAGCGCCCGATTGCTCACTGGACGTGGGTGATATAAGGCCACAGCTCGTACTATTTTTCGGCAGTTTCCTCTCCGGTATAGGGACATCCCTGTACTTTACGCTCGGACTCACCTACCTCGACGATAACGTGCGCAAGGAGAAGGTACCGTTCCTTTCGAGTCTAGCCGCCTTTGGACGGCGCATGGGCCCGCTAGTTGGCTTCTCGTTAGCATCGCTCTGTTTGAAGTACTTCGTGCACGTGGGTGTTGAACCGGGCTACAATCAAAGCGACCCACGCTGGATCGGTGCCTGGTGGATGGGATGGTTAGTGCTCGGCTCAACGCTAATCTTCATTGCACCCTTCTTCG CTAGCTTCCCGAAGGTTCTACCCAGAACAGCGGAACGCATATCACTTTCACGACAGGCAAGTCGAACCAGTGGTACGAATTCTACCACTGCCGAGGACGATGTCGACCGGGACAGGAAGGTGTCGTTTAGTGACATGTTGGTGACGGTACGACGCCTTGTCACCAACAAGGCCTACGTGTTCAATAACGCAGCGAGCATCTTCTACTTCTTCGGGTACATGCCGTTCTTCCTGTTTCAGTCAAAGTACATCGAGATTCAGTACCGTCTTACACCGTCCCAGGCAAA CATGGTGACAGGATCTGTCTCGCTCGTATTTTCCGCCCTAGGGATACTGATCGCGGGTATGGTGATTCAAAAATTAAGAGTCACCTCCAGACAGTTAGCCGGCTGGAACGTTATCACCAGCATTCTTTCGGCGGCTGGCATCTGTGGATACGCATGGTTCGGTTGTTCCGCACTCAATAATGCAGATATTGTGTCGAA TTCTCAGGATGCGTCTTGTAGTTTGGGTTGTAATTGCGACTTTGTGAAGTATGCACCAATATGTGGAAGTGATGGACAAACGTATCTCTCACCGTGTCACGCCGGTTGTAGAGATATGTTCAAGGATCCTAGTGGAACGATG CTTTACTCAAACTGTTCCTGCATTCCAAGCCTGCTATCCAACGGCGACAACATGACGACCAGCTTTGGCTCCGCCGTATCCGGTAGCTGTCCCGTGGATTGCTGGACTCCGTTCTACTTCTTCCTTATTGTGATGTGTCTGAACAAGTTTATCGGTGGAACAGAATCAGCGGCCAATTTCCTGATTGGATTAAG GTGTGTTGAGCCCCGTGATAAGGCAATTTCCATGGGTTTCTCGATGGCAATCAACAcactgttttcctttcttcctgCACCGATCGTGTTCGGTGCGATCATCGATCGTACCTGTGTGCTGTGGGGCAGGACCTGCGCTAAAAAGGGCAACTGTTGGCTTTACGATGGTGAAGCATTGCGTGTCTCGATGAACTATACTGCGGCCGTATTCGTCATCATAGGGACCTGCTTCGATATGGGTACCTGGTACTAttccaaaaacttcaaaatattTGACGACGCACCCGGCGAGGAGGATGCAAAGAGCCCGATAGAAAAGGAACTCGTTACGCTCGTTAGCAAAGAGAAGGAAGATCCGGTTCAGGCCACACGAGTTAACTAA